The Anaeromyxobacter sp. Fw109-5 genomic interval CGCCCTCCTCGATGTTGCGGGCGGCGCCGAAGAAGCGCTTCGGCTTGTGGAGCGCGTTCGAGTCCACGCCGCCGGAGAGGATCTTGCCCGAGGGCGGGACGACCGAGTTGTAGGCGCGCGCGAGGCGGGTGATCGAGTCGAGCAGGATCACCACGTCCTTCTTGTGCTCGACGAGGCGGCGCGCCTTCTCGATCACCATCTCCGCGACCTGCACGTGCCGGGTGGCGGGCTCGTCGAAGGTCGAGGCGACCACCTCGCCCTTCACCGTCCGCTCCATGTCGGTCACCTCCTCGGGCCGCTCGTCGATGAGCAGCACGATGAGGGTGCACTCAGGGTGATTGGTGGTGACGGCGTGCGCCATGTTCTGCAGGAGCACCGTCTTGCCGGCGCGGGGCGGGGAGACGATGAGGCAGCGCTGCCCCTTGCCGATGGGCGAGAACAGGTCGACGACCCGCGTCGTCATCTCGTTCGGATCGTGCTCGAGGGAGAGGCGCTCGGTCGGATAGAGCGGCGTCAGGTTGTCGAAGAGGACCTTCGTCTGGTTCTCCTCGGGGGGCTCGCCGTTGATCGAGTCCACCTTGAGCAGCGCGAAGTACCGCTCGCCCTCCTTCGGCTGGCGCACCGTCCCGCGCACGGTGTCGCCGGTGCGCAGGTTGAACCGCCGGATCTGCGAGGGCGACACGTAGATGTCGTCGGGCCCGGGCAGGTAGCTGAAGTCCGGGCTGCGCAGGAACCCGAAGCCGTCGGGGAGCACCTCGAGCGTGCCCTCGCCGCCGACCTCCATCTCCTCCTTCTTCTCCTCGGCCACCTTGGACTGGGCCTGGAGGATCGCGAAGATGAGGTCCTGCTTCTTCATCGCCCCGGCGGCCTCGATCTCCAGGCTGCGGGCGAGCTTGGCGAGCTCCGCGACCTTCATGTGCTTCAGGTCCGTGAGGCTCGACGGGGTGGGCGCGGCGGGCTGAGCGGCGGCGGGCATGTGTGTCTCGGGAGGCGGGGCGCCCGGTCGGGGAGTCGGGCGGCGCGGGTACGCGGCTGCGTGCGGTCTCGTGAGCAGACCGGAGGAGAGGCGGGAAACGTATGCGGCCCGTCCCGAGGTGTCAACGCCGCGGGCCCGCACCCCCCGGCGTGCGGGGGCGGCGCGCCCCGCGCGCGGCGCCGCGTTCACGCCGAGCGCCGCCGCCGCGCGCCAAGAAGCGATTGAAAGAAGGCCCGCCCGGTCGTAATCCTGGCGCCATGCGGGCCGACGCCGACAGGGACTCCGCCGAGACGCGCGCCGCGGAGCTCCGCGCGCGGATCCTGGACGCCGACCACGCCTACTACGTCCTCGATCGCCCGGTGCTCGCGGACGCCGAGTACGACCGGCTCGTCCGGGAGCTCGCCGAGATCGAGGCCGCCCACCCCGAGCTCGCCACCTCCGACTCGCCCACGCAGCGCGTGTCGGGCGCGCCGAGCGAGCGGTTCGAGCGCGTCGTCCACCGCGAGCCGATGCTCTCCCTCGGGAACATCCAGTCCGACGGCGAGCTCGACGAGTTCGACGCGCGCGTGCACCGCCTCCTCGGGCTCGCCGGGGACGTCCAGGTCGGCTACGTCGCCGAGCCCAAGCTCGACGGCCTCGCCGTCGAGCTGGTCTACGAGGGCGGCCGCCTCGTCCAGGGCTCCACGCGCGGCGACGGCGTGAACGGGGAGGACGTCACCGCGAACCTGCGC includes:
- the rho gene encoding transcription termination factor Rho, whose protein sequence is MPAAAQPAAPTPSSLTDLKHMKVAELAKLARSLEIEAAGAMKKQDLIFAILQAQSKVAEEKKEEMEVGGEGTLEVLPDGFGFLRSPDFSYLPGPDDIYVSPSQIRRFNLRTGDTVRGTVRQPKEGERYFALLKVDSINGEPPEENQTKVLFDNLTPLYPTERLSLEHDPNEMTTRVVDLFSPIGKGQRCLIVSPPRAGKTVLLQNMAHAVTTNHPECTLIVLLIDERPEEVTDMERTVKGEVVASTFDEPATRHVQVAEMVIEKARRLVEHKKDVVILLDSITRLARAYNSVVPPSGKILSGGVDSNALHKPKRFFGAARNIEEGGSLTIIGTALVDTGSRMDEVIFEEFKGTGNSEIVLDRKMMEKRIFPTMDIGKSGTRKEELLLPADWLSKIYILRQTILNGLDNVEAMKFILDKFRQVKNHEEFFKMMVGGGK